A genomic segment from Candidatus Zixiibacteriota bacterium encodes:
- a CDS encoding FlgD immunoglobulin-like domain containing protein, which yields MRRLAIPLLLSLLIGISAGQARGQVLTEESIGFLKVEYGLPDSIVSIPIYIQNDSTVSGISFLFEFDHTILHPIIAFNADYQKLLDSADIDPTYIPPDSTEYQATPAYDPGLWELPIIISDEIKDYGWVNPPEYTGISHPTWAIKSVYYNLNARDSVRLLMAPNWVDSAYVHNTAGYVRPHIPGLLVYSIDTLGVNIGYIQFRVDPNAVIEVDQSFLHTTRNIPQTYKSTEFAEEWHDPPGIPDAQTVSVYPQNLLSSVFIVDTADTTIPPPPPDENQLPVLSTISPNNYSIMAGQQVSFNVTATDAESGVVTIRANDGSLTTPNANFGINGVVTGAGGVATGLFSFKPDLDQVGNFSFKFEAEDDSGAFSGAQFVSVFVEGIDEDILFTASAEDIFQQGGVPGLNEVMIPINVITEKTIYGVQFDLTYDYNYFDFDSIIATDRIPDWIIYENNIGEEPGHLRVVAFGLANDAMVPGLSSAVLELAFSVDQFATAGCYPINIFDAWESIDPDPNMAGLEMVTDSGSMCVDRWGDVNLDKNINVADLVSVVAFIIENYDLTRRQFATADVVINDSVNVIDLVGIINAIFLLPISPDLAPIVPAGEFASLQVLHDEITSAGVQSEMALEADLPADIAGVELDLSYNPNTIEMLKPMLTDASDEFQIYSKDNGTGKMKILLHSRHPWNDDELISEGLSDILTLPFVSKAPIRADDDSQVRITHAVISTGAAKGVEVEGIDPEPILPDKFALYQNRPNPFNPTTYIDFYIDGSSGGAETVRLEVFNILGQSVKTLVNEPLPPGMHTVVWDGTDNDGDKSASGVYLYRLRVGDNNQTKKMVLLK from the coding sequence ATGAGGCGTTTGGCCATACCACTGTTATTAAGTCTGTTAATCGGAATATCCGCCGGGCAAGCCCGGGGTCAGGTTTTGACAGAAGAGAGTATCGGATTTTTGAAAGTCGAATATGGATTGCCGGATAGTATCGTTTCGATACCGATTTATATTCAGAACGATTCGACGGTCAGCGGAATAAGCTTTCTGTTCGAGTTCGACCATACTATTCTCCATCCGATTATCGCTTTCAATGCCGATTATCAAAAACTTTTAGATTCGGCTGATATTGATCCGACCTACATTCCGCCCGATTCGACCGAATATCAGGCGACGCCGGCTTATGATCCCGGTCTCTGGGAATTGCCCATTATAATATCGGATGAAATTAAGGATTATGGATGGGTGAATCCGCCGGAATATACGGGTATCAGTCATCCGACCTGGGCTATCAAATCCGTTTATTATAATCTCAATGCCCGCGACAGCGTTCGTCTCCTGATGGCTCCGAACTGGGTGGATTCTGCCTATGTACACAATACTGCTGGCTATGTCAGGCCGCATATTCCCGGCCTTTTGGTTTATTCGATCGATACTCTTGGTGTAAATATTGGATATATACAATTTAGAGTTGATCCTAATGCCGTGATAGAAGTGGATCAGTCGTTTTTGCATACTACGAGAAATATCCCTCAAACATATAAGAGTACTGAATTTGCCGAGGAATGGCACGATCCTCCCGGCATCCCCGACGCGCAAACGGTATCGGTGTATCCTCAGAATTTGCTGAGTTCGGTCTTTATTGTTGATACTGCTGATACTACTATCCCGCCACCCCCTCCGGATGAAAATCAACTTCCGGTTCTCTCGACAATTTCACCCAATAATTACAGCATTATGGCAGGCCAGCAAGTTAGTTTCAACGTCACCGCGACCGATGCCGAATCCGGAGTCGTCACTATTCGCGCCAACGACGGTAGTTTAACGACTCCTAATGCTAATTTCGGGATTAACGGTGTTGTTACAGGCGCGGGCGGCGTCGCGACCGGATTATTCTCCTTTAAACCTGATTTGGATCAGGTTGGCAATTTCTCATTCAAATTTGAAGCTGAAGATGATTCCGGAGCTTTTTCCGGAGCACAATTCGTTTCGGTCTTTGTCGAGGGTATCGACGAGGATATTCTGTTTACAGCTTCAGCCGAAGATATTTTCCAGCAGGGCGGTGTACCGGGACTGAATGAGGTCATGATCCCGATTAATGTTATCACCGAAAAAACGATTTATGGTGTTCAATTCGACCTCACTTACGACTATAACTATTTTGACTTCGACTCAATCATCGCCACCGATCGTATCCCTGATTGGATAATTTACGAAAATAATATTGGCGAGGAGCCCGGCCATCTAAGAGTCGTAGCGTTTGGACTGGCTAATGACGCAATGGTTCCCGGATTATCATCCGCGGTTCTTGAATTGGCTTTCTCAGTTGATCAATTCGCTACGGCCGGATGTTATCCTATTAATATTTTCGATGCCTGGGAATCAATTGATCCCGACCCCAATATGGCCGGGCTTGAGATGGTGACCGATTCCGGCTCGATGTGCGTTGATAGATGGGGTGATGTCAACTTAGATAAAAATATAAACGTGGCTGACCTTGTCAGTGTCGTCGCATTTATTATTGAAAATTATGATTTGACTCGCAGGCAATTTGCCACAGCGGATGTTGTGATAAACGACTCCGTAAACGTGATTGACTTGGTCGGTATCATCAACGCAATTTTCCTTCTTCCTATATCTCCGGATCTGGCGCCGATCGTTCCTGCAGGAGAATTCGCGTCGCTTCAGGTGCTTCATGATGAGATTACCAGCGCCGGAGTGCAATCGGAAATGGCCCTTGAAGCGGATTTGCCGGCTGATATCGCCGGGGTGGAGTTGGATCTATCCTATAATCCCAACACAATTGAAATGCTCAAACCGATGTTGACCGACGCCAGCGACGAATTTCAGATATATTCCAAAGATAACGGCACCGGCAAAATGAAGATTCTTCTCCATAGTCGGCACCCCTGGAATGATGATGAGTTAATTTCCGAAGGATTGTCTGATATTTTAACTTTGCCGTTTGTTTCCAAAGCTCCGATTAGAGCCGATGATGATTCGCAGGTACGGATTACTCATGCGGTGATAAGTACCGGAGCGGCCAAAGGCGTCGAGGTAGAGGGAATTGATCCTGAACCGATTCTGCCCGACAAATTCGCGCTTTATCAGAATCGACCCAATCCGTTTAATCCAACGACTTATATAGACTTTTATATAGATGGTTCCTCAGGAGGAGCCGAGACGGTAAGACTTGAAGTCTTCAATATTCTCGGTCAATCCGTGAAGACCCTGGTAAATGAACCACTTCCACCCGGTATGCATACTGTTGTCTGGGACGGCACCGATAATGACGGCGATAAGTCGGCTTCCGGTGTCTATCTCTACCGACTACGAGTGGGAGATAATAACCAAACCAAGAAAATGGTACTGTTGAAGTAG
- a CDS encoding FlgD immunoglobulin-like domain containing protein: MKSFALTYMILILLCASVLAQNDPIGETDTISIGQLSVPAGENFSVTVNLWNDEELGAITLPLIYPIDKLEFQEVDFAGSRIEYLSMTLVLADDINGTILIGAVVVMEEYIQPGSGPICKINFRAKDDLIPGEIVIIDTTFLPPAGQLLLSDASGLNNFTPAFIPGEILIAEQNRPPIFTPVPDVYVAEGDSLYIDLQVIDSDGDDVLIVNPIHPYNSEFVDNGDGTARFAWRPDFIGPLSADLSPFYFVFWTSDGKSSSYIRVKVNVINVNRAPIISAPDLIVAEAGDSLGINVSAFDPDFENIEWEISDLPDGASFDFENPGLISWPSDFSDSGHYQITLIAHDPYSLSDTAVIEIELLPVTLYSIRIDTVTSFSGRTVDLNVYLKNKFVVREYNLLIRMDPSVLIPIGISSTGTRSENLHIFDYRINENGISGNVRVSGKAGMGSPIESGEGPIFTMTLQISSDLTFVGQQIPVRFIQMFSTDNALVLEDGSIIYASDINLFDGYVLIAASGVQMLGDINLNNIAYEISDAVYFSNFFISPTQYPMNEQQILNSDINRDGYAPSVADLVLLVMVITGEFDPPTAKPTTYSYPVSVEIKREETGTYLTIDSPDEIGGVSIRLTGEDVDNLAPVNLTEMDLMSGTKQGGWNGLLMSYTGKTIEPGSQSVIKISDSRDLNLQIENIEIANVNGEVLQIEKTETGVMPSQFELFQNAPNPFNPETNIRFNLYEPGRVTLTVFNILGQTVKVLSDGEFPAGQHEVIWDGTDKQGRTVASGVYLYRIKAGNNSASKKMVLLK, translated from the coding sequence ATGAAAAGTTTTGCACTGACATACATGATTTTGATTCTTCTCTGCGCTTCAGTTTTAGCACAGAATGATCCGATTGGCGAAACCGACACGATATCAATCGGCCAGCTTTCAGTCCCGGCCGGGGAAAATTTCAGTGTTACCGTCAATCTCTGGAATGATGAAGAATTGGGGGCAATTACTTTACCGCTTATTTATCCCATAGATAAACTCGAATTTCAGGAAGTTGATTTTGCCGGTAGTCGGATCGAGTACCTCTCTATGACGCTGGTATTGGCCGACGATATTAACGGCACGATTTTGATCGGAGCCGTGGTCGTTATGGAAGAATATATCCAGCCCGGTTCCGGCCCGATTTGTAAGATAAATTTCAGAGCCAAAGATGATTTAATTCCTGGGGAAATAGTAATTATTGATACCACGTTTTTACCTCCTGCAGGTCAATTGTTGCTCTCCGACGCCAGTGGGTTGAATAATTTCACCCCCGCATTTATTCCTGGGGAAATACTTATCGCAGAGCAAAATCGCCCGCCGATATTCACGCCGGTTCCCGACGTGTATGTAGCGGAGGGAGATTCTTTATATATTGACCTGCAGGTTATTGATTCCGACGGCGACGACGTTCTAATCGTCAATCCGATTCATCCTTATAATTCCGAATTTGTCGATAACGGAGACGGCACCGCGCGTTTTGCCTGGCGTCCCGATTTCATCGGTCCGCTTTCGGCCGATCTGTCCCCATTCTATTTTGTCTTCTGGACTTCCGACGGAAAATCATCGAGTTATATCCGCGTCAAAGTTAATGTAATAAACGTCAACCGAGCTCCGATAATCAGCGCTCCGGACCTGATCGTGGCCGAAGCCGGAGATTCTCTGGGAATAAACGTATCGGCTTTTGATCCCGACTTTGAAAATATCGAATGGGAAATTTCAGATTTGCCCGACGGGGCTTCATTTGACTTTGAAAATCCGGGTCTGATAAGCTGGCCGAGTGATTTTTCCGATTCGGGACATTATCAGATTACCCTGATCGCCCATGATCCTTATAGCCTGTCTGATACCGCGGTTATTGAGATCGAGCTTTTGCCGGTAACATTATATAGTATTCGGATAGATACTGTGACGAGTTTTTCGGGCCGCACGGTTGACCTAAATGTTTACCTGAAAAATAAATTTGTTGTTCGCGAATATAATCTTCTGATCCGGATGGATCCTTCGGTGTTAATTCCAATAGGAATTTCCAGTACCGGGACCCGCAGCGAAAACCTGCATATATTTGACTACCGCATCAACGAGAACGGCATCAGCGGCAATGTCCGCGTCTCGGGTAAAGCCGGGATGGGCAGTCCGATTGAAAGCGGCGAGGGCCCTATCTTTACGATGACATTGCAAATCAGTTCCGATTTAACTTTTGTGGGCCAGCAGATTCCGGTGCGATTTATTCAGATGTTCTCAACCGATAATGCCTTGGTTCTGGAAGATGGCAGTATTATTTATGCTTCGGATATTAATCTCTTTGACGGTTATGTCCTGATTGCGGCCTCGGGCGTGCAGATGCTGGGAGATATTAATCTCAATAATATCGCCTATGAAATCAGTGACGCGGTGTATTTTTCCAATTTCTTCATCAGCCCGACCCAGTACCCGATGAATGAGCAGCAAATACTCAATTCCGACATCAATCGTGACGGTTATGCTCCTTCAGTGGCGGATCTGGTTTTGCTGGTAATGGTCATTACCGGAGAGTTCGATCCTCCGACAGCCAAGCCGACCACGTATTCTTATCCCGTTAGCGTGGAAATTAAGCGCGAAGAGACGGGGACTTACCTGACTATTGATTCTCCTGACGAGATAGGCGGTGTCTCTATTCGCCTGACCGGAGAAGATGTTGATAATCTCGCTCCGGTGAACTTAACGGAAATGGATTTAATGTCCGGAACGAAACAGGGCGGGTGGAACGGATTATTAATGAGCTATACCGGTAAGACGATTGAACCGGGCTCACAATCCGTAATAAAAATTTCAGATTCAAGAGATTTGAATCTTCAGATTGAAAATATAGAGATAGCGAATGTTAACGGAGAAGTTTTACAAATAGAAAAGACCGAAACTGGCGTAATGCCGTCGCAATTTGAGTTATTCCAGAATGCTCCCAATCCGTTTAATCCGGAAACAAACATTCGGTTCAATTTATATGAGCCGGGACGAGTGACGCTGACAGTTTTCAATATTCTGGGGCAAACTGTAAAAGTCTTGAGCGACGGAGAATTTCCGGCCGGGCAACATGAGGTCATTTGGGACGGCACAGATAAACAGGGCCGCACAGTCGCTTCCGGAGTCTATCTTTACCGGATAAAAGCGGGCAATAATTCGGCCTCCAAAAAAATGGTGCTGTTGAAATAA
- a CDS encoding T9SS type A sorting domain-containing protein, whose product MKRLIVLLATLLLSFGLTYGQTQNMVSLKACEDGKITEPLDTLRTGIASSFVVALENDQLLGGMGLGFVIWSDDGATWTWNDTGNSKPGPPSTATEFYVRKLAGTRMSVDGDDDIWDMGGFLVTYKDVDNVSPDSIMVGGVAMYVGLPVGPLEDMVELLGIPGGTVDPDEVKTLCIDSVQIADAAPFVYVDETGATFVPLVAWAEGGLCYPVTNVRNLCPEFADGLPTAMTVDHCGSNSVGLSATDKEGNAISFKLGGTTGTGAAIVTDHGDGTCTVSYTGTAADVGSPVTIDVIVEDAFNPDCDSWPLTVTVTNNAPTIDCGLDYNPIGFDAIMVKDDIVGSDADDCDGLAYALVPPLTGDQAIDGSTGVFTWTTTMDDIATSEHIITVSITDGIADPVTCTFRIDVLLTEPYELVIEKMHDVIQGHYVDLPIWITKGSEEMGGFDLLLAYDPTVLTFTEASLGTFFQNCGWEYFTYRYGSHGNCGNGCPSGEIRVVGMAETNNGPVHPDAVCLENADEDGEILVNLTFFVTTDVNANGQFAQVSFFWMDCGDNVISVASGDTLAISRFVYNYYGSDGMDSYIEVTDNTWGFPGMYGAAVSCETRTDKGRPIRFIDLFNGGIDIIDKDDIDDRGDINMNGLPNEIADAVMFTNYFITGLSAFGNHVDGSIAASDTNADGTALTIADLVYLVRVIIGDALPYATKPAPGALFDVKTQLVNGNMNVSVETGVDAGAALFVFDVSGDAGTPVLHNNMDVVSSFENSELRVLVYNIGSEAITSGDLMTIPVNGNAELISVEASDYNGSMMESSFYALPSNFSINQNYPNPFKPTTNISFNLSAASDWTIEIYNIVGQRVNTFSGYSEAGTQKVVWDSKDASGKSVASGIYFYKVTAGANSATMKMVLMK is encoded by the coding sequence ATGAAACGACTAATCGTTTTGCTCGCAACATTGCTTCTTTCTTTTGGGCTTACTTACGGCCAAACTCAGAATATGGTATCCCTAAAAGCGTGTGAAGATGGCAAAATTACTGAACCTCTTGACACGCTTCGTACGGGAATTGCCTCGAGTTTTGTCGTGGCGCTTGAAAACGATCAATTGCTCGGCGGTATGGGCCTGGGCTTTGTTATCTGGTCGGACGACGGCGCAACCTGGACTTGGAATGACACGGGTAATTCAAAGCCTGGTCCTCCGAGTACAGCAACTGAGTTTTACGTTAGAAAACTCGCCGGTACCCGTATGTCTGTCGATGGTGATGACGACATTTGGGATATGGGCGGTTTTCTGGTCACTTATAAGGACGTTGACAACGTATCGCCGGACAGCATAATGGTCGGCGGCGTTGCAATGTATGTAGGACTGCCGGTGGGTCCGTTGGAAGATATGGTGGAATTACTCGGCATCCCGGGCGGAACAGTGGATCCCGACGAAGTGAAAACCCTCTGTATCGATAGTGTGCAGATCGCTGATGCCGCTCCGTTCGTTTACGTGGACGAGACAGGAGCGACTTTTGTTCCGCTGGTTGCATGGGCCGAAGGCGGTCTTTGCTACCCGGTTACCAACGTGCGGAATTTATGTCCGGAATTTGCTGATGGTCTTCCTACGGCAATGACCGTTGACCATTGCGGCAGCAATAGCGTTGGTCTGTCTGCTACTGACAAAGAAGGCAACGCTATCTCATTTAAGCTGGGCGGTACAACCGGCACCGGCGCCGCGATCGTGACCGATCATGGCGATGGCACCTGCACCGTATCTTATACCGGTACTGCTGCGGATGTTGGTTCGCCTGTAACTATTGATGTTATAGTTGAAGACGCTTTCAATCCGGACTGCGATTCATGGCCTTTGACCGTGACGGTCACCAACAATGCCCCGACTATCGATTGTGGTCTTGATTACAATCCGATCGGCTTTGACGCTATAATGGTCAAGGACGATATTGTTGGTTCCGATGCTGATGATTGTGATGGCTTGGCTTATGCTCTGGTTCCACCATTAACCGGTGATCAGGCTATTGATGGTAGTACAGGTGTATTTACCTGGACGACCACAATGGATGATATTGCGACATCTGAGCATATCATCACAGTATCCATCACCGACGGTATTGCTGATCCTGTGACCTGTACGTTCAGGATTGACGTTCTGTTGACCGAACCATATGAACTCGTCATCGAGAAGATGCACGATGTCATTCAGGGTCACTATGTCGATCTTCCGATTTGGATCACCAAGGGTTCAGAAGAAATGGGCGGTTTTGACCTCCTGTTGGCTTATGACCCGACGGTATTGACATTCACTGAAGCTTCTCTCGGTACTTTCTTCCAGAATTGCGGATGGGAATACTTCACCTACCGTTATGGTTCACATGGCAATTGTGGTAACGGCTGTCCTTCCGGCGAGATTCGCGTCGTCGGTATGGCCGAAACCAACAATGGCCCGGTACATCCTGATGCTGTATGCCTTGAAAATGCTGATGAAGATGGCGAAATTCTCGTTAATCTGACATTCTTTGTCACGACTGACGTGAACGCCAACGGCCAATTCGCTCAAGTCAGCTTCTTCTGGATGGACTGCGGTGACAACGTAATCTCAGTCGCTTCCGGTGACACTCTGGCTATCTCCCGTTTCGTCTATAACTACTATGGTTCGGACGGAATGGATAGCTACATCGAAGTCACGGATAATACCTGGGGTTTCCCGGGCATGTACGGCGCTGCTGTATCCTGCGAAACCAGAACTGATAAGGGTCGGCCGATTCGCTTTATTGACCTGTTCAACGGCGGCATTGATATTATTGATAAGGATGATATCGATGATCGCGGCGACATCAACATGAATGGTTTGCCGAACGAAATCGCTGATGCGGTTATGTTCACAAACTACTTCATCACCGGCCTTTCGGCCTTTGGTAACCATGTTGATGGTTCTATCGCGGCTTCCGACACGAATGCCGACGGTACTGCCCTGACCATTGCTGACCTCGTGTATCTGGTTCGTGTCATCATTGGTGACGCGCTTCCGTATGCCACGAAGCCGGCTCCGGGCGCTCTGTTCGACGTCAAGACTCAGCTTGTCAATGGTAACATGAATGTTAGTGTGGAAACCGGCGTTGACGCTGGTGCCGCCCTGTTCGTCTTTGACGTTTCAGGCGATGCCGGTACTCCGGTCCTGCACAACAACATGGATGTCGTCTCAAGCTTTGAGAACAGCGAACTCCGTGTCCTGGTTTATAACATTGGTTCTGAAGCGATCACTTCCGGCGATCTGATGACCATTCCGGTCAACGGTAACGCCGAATTGATTAGCGTTGAAGCTTCCGATTATAACGGCAGCATGATGGAAAGCAGCTTCTATGCTCTTCCGTCAAACTTCAGCATCAATCAGAACTACCCGAACCCGTTCAAACCGACTACCAACATTAGCTTCAATCTGAGCGCTGCCTCAGACTGGACTATTGAAATTTACAACATTGTTGGTCAGCGGGTGAATACTTTCAGTGGTTACAGCGAAGCTGGAACCCAGAAGGTTGTTTGGGATTCTAAAGATGCCAGTGGCAAGTCCGTTGCTTCCGGTATCTATTTCTACAAGGTAACTGCTGGTGCTAACTCAGCCACCATGAAAATGGTCCTGATGAAGTAA
- a CDS encoding MATE family efflux transporter gives MKRQFAKNLGSNWAVYFASALISFFLTPYIIGQLGQASYGVWILVGSFSGYLGIFDFGIGYAVVRFVARYQKTGEPHKRNEIIATSFYTAGLLSVIVIAATVFIAWNAAGFFDIPPELAGQSKIVILLVGISIAAAFPMGVFSEALSGGLWRFDLFNLVSLTISLFQAVLTITLLEAGMGLPGLGISVLLGSAIGYIWRMRMLYKLLPDLSISPSLVNFPVLRKIGNYSFFSFILVLSGRIAFYSDSFIVGIFQGIEEVAIFGIAVKLTEYLRQLIFTVTKLFTPVVSRYDPDTDKASLRRIFYDGSRLNLLVSMPLSAMLFFWGGNLIEVWIGPDFSYAKTILQVLLVGHILAFTQAIGGEVLIGVGRHHRFAIISMISGIVNIVLSIILVKKLGLIGVAWGTTIPLSIISVGYLPFAAIRLIEGKFSEFICRAVIPALLSSLAPVILIYLTKDMTASFGGLIVWGSIVFIIYLCSAYLLGLRFEERGKIKGLLLRIFR, from the coding sequence ATGAAAAGGCAGTTTGCGAAAAATCTGGGGTCCAACTGGGCGGTTTATTTTGCCTCGGCGTTGATATCGTTTTTTCTCACGCCGTACATAATCGGACAACTGGGGCAGGCGTCTTACGGGGTATGGATACTGGTCGGGTCGTTTTCGGGATATCTGGGCATTTTTGATTTCGGAATCGGGTACGCCGTCGTCCGCTTCGTGGCCCGCTATCAGAAAACCGGCGAACCTCATAAACGAAATGAAATTATCGCCACGTCGTTTTATACCGCCGGATTGCTTTCGGTAATAGTTATCGCAGCGACAGTATTTATTGCCTGGAATGCCGCCGGATTTTTCGATATTCCCCCGGAACTGGCCGGGCAATCCAAAATTGTAATCCTTTTGGTCGGAATTTCGATCGCCGCGGCCTTCCCGATGGGGGTATTTTCCGAGGCTCTTTCGGGCGGATTGTGGCGCTTCGACCTGTTTAATCTGGTTTCACTGACTATTTCACTATTTCAAGCGGTACTGACTATCACCCTGCTTGAAGCCGGAATGGGTTTGCCGGGATTAGGGATTTCGGTTCTGCTGGGTTCGGCGATTGGTTATATCTGGCGTATGCGTATGCTGTATAAGCTCTTACCTGATTTGTCCATCAGTCCGAGCCTCGTTAATTTCCCGGTTTTGAGGAAAATCGGCAATTATTCGTTCTTTTCGTTTATACTGGTTCTCTCAGGAAGAATTGCTTTTTATTCCGATTCTTTCATAGTAGGCATTTTTCAGGGCATCGAAGAAGTCGCTATATTCGGGATTGCTGTCAAATTGACAGAGTACTTACGCCAACTTATCTTTACTGTGACCAAATTATTTACTCCAGTCGTTTCCAGATACGATCCTGATACCGATAAGGCCTCACTGAGGCGTATTTTCTATGACGGCAGTCGCCTTAACCTGTTGGTTTCTATGCCGTTATCAGCCATGTTATTTTTTTGGGGTGGAAATTTGATTGAAGTCTGGATCGGGCCCGATTTCTCTTATGCCAAAACGATTTTGCAGGTATTATTAGTAGGACATATTCTGGCTTTTACCCAGGCGATTGGAGGTGAAGTGCTGATTGGAGTCGGGAGGCATCACAGATTTGCCATTATTTCGATGATTTCAGGGATTGTGAATATTGTTCTCTCGATAATTCTGGTTAAAAAGCTCGGACTGATTGGCGTGGCATGGGGTACGACGATTCCTTTGTCGATAATTTCAGTCGGCTATCTGCCGTTTGCTGCCATAAGGTTAATCGAGGGGAAATTCTCAGAGTTTATCTGCCGGGCGGTCATTCCCGCTTTACTTTCGTCGTTGGCTCCGGTGATTTTGATCTATTTAACCAAAGACATGACGGCGAGTTTTGGTGGATTAATCGTCTGGGGTTCTATTGTATTTATCATTTATTTATGCTCCGCGTATCTGTTGGGGTTGAGATTCGAGGAGAGGGGCAAAATAAAAGGCCTGTTGTTACGGATTTTCCGCTAA
- a CDS encoding SDR family oxidoreductase: MSTVNDKIVFITGASSGIGYATAKAFAREGARLILCARREEKLKDLSIELKEKHATECHFFALDVRNQAEVEEKINSLPKEWRDIDILVNNAGLSRGLSKLHEAELLDWEEMIDTNIKGLLYISRAVIPGMVKRESGHIVNIGSIAGHEVYPGGNVYCATKHAVDAITKGMQIDLVDTPVRVSTVDPGLVETEFSVVRFRGDAEKAKSIYQGIQVLSGEDVAEAVLFCVTRPAHVNIYQLRIMPTAQASATIAHRE; the protein is encoded by the coding sequence ATGTCAACCGTCAATGATAAAATTGTTTTCATAACCGGGGCGTCGTCAGGGATCGGTTACGCCACCGCCAAAGCCTTCGCTCGGGAAGGCGCCCGCCTCATCCTCTGCGCTCGCCGCGAAGAAAAACTCAAAGACCTGTCAATCGAGCTGAAAGAAAAGCATGCCACTGAATGCCATTTCTTTGCCCTCGACGTGCGCAATCAAGCCGAGGTCGAAGAAAAAATAAATTCTCTTCCAAAAGAGTGGCGGGATATTGATATCCTCGTCAACAACGCCGGACTCTCACGCGGGCTTTCCAAATTGCACGAAGCCGAACTGCTCGACTGGGAAGAGATGATTGATACCAATATCAAAGGACTTTTGTATATCAGCCGGGCCGTCATTCCTGGAATGGTCAAACGCGAGTCGGGACATATTGTCAATATCGGTTCGATTGCCGGTCATGAGGTTTATCCCGGAGGCAATGTTTATTGCGCTACCAAACACGCCGTCGATGCTATCACCAAGGGAATGCAAATCGACCTGGTCGATACGCCGGTTCGAGTCAGCACTGTCGATCCCGGCCTGGTCGAGACTGAATTCTCGGTTGTCCGTTTCCGAGGCGATGCCGAGAAGGCAAAATCGATTTATCAGGGAATTCAGGTTTTATCGGGTGAGGATGTCGCCGAAGCGGTTTTATTTTGTGTCACCCGGCCAGCCCACGTCAATATTTATCAACTCCGAATAATGCCGACAGCTCAAGCCTCAGCCACCATCGCCCACCGGGAGTAG
- a CDS encoding RNA polymerase sigma factor, whose translation MNSKTTSIAERFEEAFMAHKDNMYDFAIKLMNDQAETEDIVHEAFIRLYDQFHKRAEIHDIKNWLFIVTRNLCYTRLKRIRKQADYSEQIIENRYEENPSAELTYFVERALGQLDDKYREVLILRTYFGYSYEEIARILHKSIPAVKSLLFKARKKLQKQAKKSERSEKMR comes from the coding sequence GTGAACAGCAAAACGACATCAATAGCCGAACGATTTGAAGAAGCCTTTATGGCTCACAAGGATAATATGTACGATTTTGCCATAAAATTGATGAATGACCAGGCCGAGACGGAAGATATTGTTCACGAAGCCTTTATCAGATTATATGACCAGTTCCATAAACGAGCCGAAATTCATGATATCAAAAACTGGCTGTTTATCGTGACGCGGAATTTATGTTATACCCGCCTCAAACGAATCCGGAAGCAGGCCGACTATTCTGAACAGATTATCGAAAACAGATACGAGGAAAATCCATCTGCGGAATTAACTTATTTTGTCGAAAGAGCCCTGGGGCAACTGGATGATAAATACCGCGAAGTCTTGATATTGCGAACATATTTCGGCTATTCCTATGAAGAAATTGCCAGAATTTTACATAAATCGATTCCGGCCGTAAAATCGCTTTTATTCAAAGCCCGGAAAAAGCTGCAAAAGCAGGCTAAGAAATCAGAAAGATCAGAAAAAATGAGGTAA
- a CDS encoding zf-HC2 domain-containing protein — translation MRCEDYQKLISLKMDNQLTDGEKKRLDEHLETCRECSEFASSALQFDKAISQMPKASMPEELENRIHKSISERPAQNEDRVRSLLKGHFRIPRTFVWVTAVVFILLIHKAFFTSPPTDIEMRDSGTTSRTPKVHTIVLSQADIVHRQTISDQTTN, via the coding sequence ATGCGGTGCGAAGATTATCAAAAATTGATTTCCCTCAAAATGGATAATCAATTAACGGACGGGGAGAAAAAACGGTTAGACGAGCATCTCGAAACTTGCCGGGAATGCAGTGAGTTTGCCTCTTCTGCTTTGCAATTCGACAAAGCAATTAGCCAAATGCCTAAGGCATCTATGCCGGAAGAGCTGGAAAATCGTATCCATAAATCTATCTCAGAAAGGCCGGCTCAAAATGAAGACCGGGTAAGAAGTCTATTAAAAGGACATTTTCGCATTCCTCGCACCTTTGTTTGGGTTACCGCTGTCGTCTTTATTCTCCTTATTCACAAAGCCTTTTTCACTTCTCCCCCTACTGATATTGAAATGAGGGATTCAGGGACAACATCCCGAACGCCAAAAGTTCATACTATCGTATTATCTCAAGCCGATATCGTCCATCGCCAGACCATATCGGACCAGACTACTAATTAA